A region of Pseudomonas sp. Marseille-Q3773 DNA encodes the following proteins:
- a CDS encoding sarcosine oxidase subunit alpha produces the protein MSQTYRLASGGRIDRSKVLNFSFNGKTYQGYAGDTLAAALLANGVDIVGRSFKYSRPRGIIAAGTEEPNAILQIGSSEATQIPNVRATQQALYAGLVATSTNGWPNVNNDVMGILGKVGGSMMPPGFYYKTFMYPKSFWMTYEKYIRKAAGLGRAPLQNDPDSYDYMNQHCDVLIVGAGPAGLAAALSAARSGARVILADEQEEFGGSLLDTRETLDGKPATDWVNAVVKELESLPEVTLLPRATVNGYHDHNFLTIHERLTDHLGDRAPIGQVRHRVHRVRAKRVVLATGAHERPLVYGNNDVPGNMLAGAVSTYVRRYGVAPGRKLVLSTNNDHAYRAALDWHDAGLQVVAIADARHNPRGSLVEEARAKGIRILTSSAVIEAKGSKHVTGARVAAIDVQAHKVTSPGETLDCDLIATSGGYSPVVHLASHLGGRPIWREDILGFVPGDAPQKRECVGGINGVYPLGDAIADGFEGGVRAATEAGFKATVGNLPKTVARKEEATVALFQVPHDKGTARAPKQFVDQQNDVTAAAIELATREGFESVEHVKRYTALGFGTDQGKLGNINGLAIAARSMGITIPEMGTTMFRPNYTPVTFGAVAGRHCGHLFEPVRFTALHAWHVKNGAEFEDVGQWKRPWYFPKAGEDIHAAVARECKAVRDSVGLLDASTLGKIDIQGPDAREFLNRIYTNAWTKLDVGKARYGLMCKEDGMVFDDGVTACVGDNHFIMTTTTGGAARVLQWMELYHQTEWPELKVYFTSVTDHWATMTLSGPNSRKLLSELTDIDMDKEAFPFMTWKEGNVGGVPARVFRISFTGELSYEVNVQANYAMGVLEQIIEAGKKYNLTPYGTETMHVLRAEKGFIIVGQDTDGSMTPDDLNMSWCVGRNKPYSWIGLRGMNREDCVRENRKQLVGLKPVDPTKWLPEGAQLVFDPKQPIPMDMVGHVTSSYAANSLGYSFAMGVVKGGLKRMGERVYSPQADGSVIEAEIVSSVFFDPKGERQNV, from the coding sequence ATGAGCCAGACCTATCGCCTCGCCAGCGGCGGCCGTATCGACCGCAGCAAGGTCCTTAACTTCAGCTTCAACGGCAAGACCTACCAGGGCTATGCCGGCGACACCCTGGCCGCCGCGTTGCTGGCCAACGGCGTCGACATCGTTGGCCGCAGCTTCAAGTACTCGCGCCCGCGCGGCATCATCGCTGCCGGTACCGAAGAGCCGAACGCCATCCTGCAGATCGGCTCCAGCGAAGCCACCCAGATCCCTAACGTGCGTGCCACCCAACAGGCACTGTACGCAGGCCTGGTCGCCACCAGCACCAATGGCTGGCCGAACGTCAACAATGACGTCATGGGCATCCTCGGCAAGGTCGGCGGCAGCATGATGCCGCCGGGCTTCTACTACAAAACCTTCATGTACCCGAAATCGTTCTGGATGACTTACGAGAAGTACATCCGCAAAGCCGCCGGCCTTGGCCGCGCGCCGCTGCAGAACGACCCGGACAGCTACGACTACATGAACCAGCACTGCGATGTGCTGATCGTCGGTGCCGGCCCTGCTGGCCTGGCCGCGGCCCTGTCCGCTGCGCGCAGCGGTGCCCGGGTGATCCTGGCTGACGAGCAGGAAGAGTTCGGTGGCAGCCTGCTCGACACCCGCGAGACCCTCGACGGCAAGCCCGCCACCGACTGGGTCAACGCCGTGGTCAAGGAGCTCGAAAGCCTGCCGGAAGTGACCCTGCTGCCACGTGCCACGGTCAACGGCTACCACGACCATAACTTCCTGACCATTCACGAGCGCCTCACCGACCACCTCGGCGACCGTGCGCCGATCGGCCAGGTGCGCCACCGCGTACACCGCGTCCGCGCCAAGCGCGTGGTGCTGGCCACCGGTGCCCACGAACGCCCGCTGGTGTACGGCAACAACGACGTGCCGGGCAACATGCTGGCCGGTGCCGTATCCACCTACGTGCGCCGTTACGGTGTGGCCCCAGGCCGCAAGCTGGTGCTGTCGACCAACAACGACCACGCCTACCGCGCCGCGCTGGATTGGCACGATGCCGGCCTGCAGGTGGTCGCCATCGCCGACGCCCGCCACAACCCGCGCGGTTCGCTGGTTGAAGAAGCACGTGCCAAGGGCATCCGCATCCTCACCTCCAGCGCCGTGATCGAGGCCAAGGGCAGCAAGCATGTCACCGGCGCCCGCGTGGCTGCCATCGACGTACAGGCGCACAAGGTCACCAGCCCTGGCGAAACCCTGGACTGCGACCTGATCGCCACCTCCGGCGGTTACAGCCCGGTCGTGCACCTGGCTTCGCACCTGGGTGGACGTCCGATCTGGCGCGAAGACATCCTCGGCTTCGTACCGGGTGATGCGCCGCAGAAGCGTGAATGCGTTGGCGGTATCAATGGCGTATACCCGCTGGGCGACGCGATTGCCGATGGTTTCGAAGGCGGCGTGCGCGCAGCCACCGAAGCCGGCTTCAAGGCCACTGTCGGCAACCTGCCGAAAACCGTGGCGCGCAAGGAAGAGGCCACCGTGGCACTGTTCCAGGTGCCGCACGACAAGGGCACTGCCCGTGCGCCCAAGCAGTTCGTCGACCAGCAGAACGACGTTACCGCGGCCGCCATCGAACTGGCCACCCGCGAAGGCTTCGAGTCGGTCGAACACGTCAAACGCTACACCGCGCTGGGCTTCGGTACCGACCAGGGCAAGTTGGGCAACATCAACGGCCTGGCCATCGCCGCCCGTTCGATGGGCATCACCATCCCGGAAATGGGCACCACCATGTTCCGCCCCAACTACACGCCGGTAACTTTCGGCGCGGTAGCAGGCCGGCACTGTGGCCACCTGTTCGAGCCTGTGCGCTTCACTGCCCTGCACGCCTGGCACGTGAAGAATGGCGCCGAATTCGAAGATGTCGGCCAATGGAAGCGCCCTTGGTACTTCCCGAAGGCCGGTGAAGACATCCATGCCGCGGTTGCCCGCGAATGCAAGGCCGTGCGCGACAGCGTGGGCCTGCTGGACGCCTCGACCCTCGGCAAGATCGACATCCAGGGCCCGGACGCGCGTGAGTTCCTCAACCGCATCTACACCAACGCCTGGACCAAGCTCGACGTGGGCAAGGCCCGCTACGGCCTGATGTGCAAGGAAGACGGCATGGTCTTCGACGACGGCGTGACCGCCTGCGTCGGCGACAACCACTTCATCATGACCACCACCACCGGCGGCGCTGCGCGCGTGCTGCAGTGGATGGAGCTGTACCACCAGACCGAATGGCCGGAGCTGAAGGTGTACTTCACCTCGGTCACCGACCACTGGGCCACCATGACCCTGTCCGGCCCCAACAGCCGCAAGCTGCTGAGCGAGCTGACCGACATCGACATGGACAAGGAAGCCTTCCCGTTCATGACCTGGAAGGAAGGCAACGTCGGCGGCGTGCCAGCCCGGGTGTTCCGTATCTCGTTCACCGGTGAGCTGTCGTACGAAGTCAACGTGCAGGCCAACTACGCCATGGGCGTGCTGGAGCAGATCATCGAGGCGGGCAAGAAGTACAACCTGACCCCGTATGGCACCGAGACCATGCACGTGCTGCGTGCCGAGAAGGGCTTCATCATCGTCGGCCAGGACACCGACGGCTCGATGACCCCGGACGACCTGAACATGAGCTGGTGCGTGGGCCGCAACAAGCCGTACTCGTGGATCGGCCTGCGCGGCATGAATCGCGAAGACTGCGTGCGCGAGAACCGCAAGCAGCTGGTGGGCCTGAAGCCGGTCGACCCGACCAAGTGGCTGCCGGAAGGTGCCCAGCTGGTGTTCGATCCGAAGCAGCCGATCCCGATGGACATGGTCGGCCACGTCACCTCCAGCTATGCAGCCAACTCCCTGGGCTATTCGTTTGCCATGGGTGTGGTCAAGGGCGGCCTCAAGCGCATGGGCGAGCGCGTGTACTCGCCGCAGGCGGATGGCAGCGTGATCGAGGCAGAGATCGTGTCTTCGGTGTTCTTCGATCCGAAGGGTGAGCGGCAGAACGTCTAA
- a CDS encoding sarcosine oxidase subunit delta: MLHIFCPHCGELRSEEEFHASGQAHIARPLDPNACSDEEWGTYMFYRDNPRGIHHELWDHVAGCRQYFNVTRDTVTYEILETYKIGEKPQVTANGKQSSAPSTVKGQGEKV, translated from the coding sequence ATGTTGCATATTTTCTGTCCCCACTGCGGCGAGCTGCGCTCCGAAGAAGAGTTCCACGCCTCTGGCCAGGCGCACATCGCCCGCCCGCTGGACCCCAACGCCTGCTCCGACGAGGAGTGGGGTACCTACATGTTCTACCGTGACAACCCGCGCGGTATTCACCACGAACTGTGGGACCACGTTGCCGGCTGCCGCCAGTACTTCAACGTCACTCGCGACACCGTGACCTACGAAATTCTGGAAACCTACAAGATTGGCGAGAAGCCGCAAGTGACCGCCAACGGCAAGCAAAGCAGCGCACCGTCGACCGTCAAAGGCCAAGGGGAAAAAGTATGA
- a CDS encoding sarcosine oxidase subunit beta family protein: protein MQRYSGFGLFKHSLSHHENWQRMWRTPTPKKVYDVVIVGGGGHGLATAYYLAKEHGITNVAVIEKGYLGGGNTARNTTIVRSNYLWDESAHLYEHAMKLWEGLSQDLNYNVMFSQRGVYNLCHTLQDMRDSERRVSANRLNGVDGELLNTAQVAAEIPYLDCSKNTRYPILGATVQRRGGVARHDAVAWGFARAADALGVDLIQQTEVTGFRKENGAVIGVETNKGFIGAKRVGVVTAGNSGHMARLAGFRLPLESHPLQALVSEPIKPIIDSVIMSNAVHGYISQSDKGDLVIGAGIDGWVGYGQRGSYPVIEHTLQAIVEMFPNLSRVRMNRQWGGIVDTSPDACPIITKTPVKNLFFNCGWGTGGFKATPGSGNVFAASLAKGEMHPLAAPFSMDRFYSGALIDEHGAAAVAH, encoded by the coding sequence ATGCAACGTTACTCGGGCTTCGGCCTTTTCAAGCACTCCCTCAGCCACCACGAGAACTGGCAGCGCATGTGGCGCACGCCGACCCCTAAAAAGGTCTACGACGTGGTCATCGTCGGCGGTGGCGGCCATGGCCTGGCCACGGCCTACTACCTGGCCAAGGAGCACGGCATCACCAACGTCGCGGTGATCGAGAAGGGTTACCTGGGCGGCGGCAACACCGCCCGTAACACCACCATCGTGCGTTCCAACTACCTGTGGGACGAGTCGGCGCACTTGTACGAGCACGCCATGAAGCTGTGGGAGGGCCTGTCCCAGGACCTCAACTACAACGTGATGTTCTCCCAGCGTGGCGTCTACAACCTGTGCCACACCCTGCAGGACATGCGCGACTCCGAGCGCCGCGTTTCCGCCAACCGCCTGAATGGCGTGGATGGCGAGCTGCTGAACACTGCCCAGGTCGCGGCCGAGATCCCGTACCTGGACTGCTCGAAGAACACCCGCTACCCGATCCTTGGCGCCACCGTACAGCGCCGTGGCGGCGTGGCCCGTCACGATGCCGTGGCCTGGGGCTTCGCCCGTGCTGCCGACGCCCTGGGCGTGGACCTGATCCAGCAGACCGAAGTGACCGGTTTCCGCAAGGAAAACGGCGCGGTCATCGGTGTGGAAACCAACAAGGGCTTCATCGGCGCCAAGCGCGTCGGCGTGGTCACTGCCGGTAACTCCGGGCACATGGCCAGGCTCGCCGGCTTCCGCCTGCCGCTGGAATCGCACCCGCTGCAGGCGCTGGTATCCGAGCCGATCAAGCCGATCATCGACAGCGTGATCATGTCCAACGCCGTGCACGGCTACATCAGCCAGTCGGACAAGGGCGACCTGGTGATCGGTGCCGGCATCGACGGCTGGGTCGGCTACGGCCAGCGCGGTTCGTACCCGGTGATCGAGCACACCCTGCAGGCCATCGTCGAAATGTTCCCCAACCTCTCGCGCGTTCGCATGAACCGCCAGTGGGGCGGCATCGTCGATACCTCGCCGGACGCCTGCCCGATCATCACCAAGACCCCGGTCAAGAACCTGTTCTTCAACTGCGGTTGGGGTACCGGTGGCTTCAAGGCAACCCCGGGTTCGGGCAACGTCTTCGCCGCAAGCCTGGCCAAGGGCGAGATGCATCCGCTGGCCGCGCCATTCTCCATGGACCGCTTCTACAGCGGCGCACTGATCGACGAACACGGCGCTGCCGCCGTCGCCCACTAA